TGACGTATCCAGCCCAAGTTCGGGGCAGGGCGCCGCCGGGATGGACTTGCTTTTTACCAGCACGCTTAATGGTAAATTAAGTAATTTGTAGTAAATTCGTGGCCAACCGGACATAAACGATGTAAAGCCTCTGGTTAATAATGCAATTGCGGCGCAAGAATATCAGAAACTCCGTAGAATTTCTGTGGTGCTTCTTTATCGAAGCGCATTAGCATTGACGCCTGAATTTAAAAAAGGTTTCTTGTCATGGCCAATAACACCACGGGGTTAACCCGAATTATTAACGCTGCCGGCTATTCCTGGAAGGGATTACGCGCCGCCTGGAAAAATGAAGCTGCATTTCGCCAGGAAGGGGTTGCCGTGATAGCGGCAATTCTTATCGCCTGCTGGCTGGATGTCGATCCTGTCACCCGCGTGCTGCTGATTGGCTCCGTTACGCTGGTAATGATTGTCGAAATTCTCAACAGCGCCATTGAAGCGGTGGTGGATCGCATCGGCCCTGAATTTCATGAGCTTTCAGGGCGCGCCAAAGATATGGGCTCCGCTGCCGTTCTGCTGTCGATTATCCTCGCGCTGATCGTGTGGGTCACGCTGCTCTGGCAGCATTTGCGATAAGTTTTCCAGAAATCGCGAAAGAAGCGCTTTTTTAACCGGTTATGGTTTTAAAATCACCTTTAGCTGTATATACTCACAGCATCACTGTATATGCACCCAGGGGGCGGAATGAAAGCATTAACTACCAGGCAACAAGAGGTGTTTGATCTCATTCGGGATCACATCAGCCAGACCGGCATGCCGCCTACGCGTGCGGAAATCGCGCAACGTCTGGGTTTCCGTTCACCGAACGCCGCGGAAGAGCACCTTAAAGCGCTGGCGCGTAAAGGGGTGATTGAGATTGTCTCCGGCGCGTCGCGCGGTATCCGTCTGTTGCAGGAAGACGAAACCGGCCTGCCGCTGATAGGGCGCGTGGCGGCGGGCGAACCGCTGCTGGCTCAGCAACATATCGAAGGGCATTATCAGGTTGATCCTGGCCTGTTTAAGCCAAACGCCGATTTTCTGCTGCGTGTTAGCGGGATGTCGATGAAAGATATCGGGATTATGGACGGCGATCTGCTGGCGGTTCATAAAACGCAGGATGTGCGTAACGGGCAGGTCGTCGTCGCGCGCATTGATGATGAAGTAACGGTGAAACGCCTGAAAAAACAGGGTAATACCGTTGAGCTTCTGCCGGAAAACAGCGAGTTTAAACCGATTGTGGTTGATCTGCGCGAGCATAACTTCTCAATCGAAGGTCTGGCCGTCGGCGTTATCCGCAACGGCGAATGGCTCTGATGCGTCACCCGGCTCTCTGAGGCCGCATTACCGTAACTGGCCCGCCCCGGTTACGGTAATGACTTCTCCCGTTAGC
The genomic region above belongs to Cronobacter malonaticus LMG 23826 and contains:
- a CDS encoding diacylglycerol kinase; this translates as MANNTTGLTRIINAAGYSWKGLRAAWKNEAAFRQEGVAVIAAILIACWLDVDPVTRVLLIGSVTLVMIVEILNSAIEAVVDRIGPEFHELSGRAKDMGSAAVLLSIILALIVWVTLLWQHLR
- the lexA gene encoding transcriptional repressor LexA, with product MKALTTRQQEVFDLIRDHISQTGMPPTRAEIAQRLGFRSPNAAEEHLKALARKGVIEIVSGASRGIRLLQEDETGLPLIGRVAAGEPLLAQQHIEGHYQVDPGLFKPNADFLLRVSGMSMKDIGIMDGDLLAVHKTQDVRNGQVVVARIDDEVTVKRLKKQGNTVELLPENSEFKPIVVDLREHNFSIEGLAVGVIRNGEWL